GCTAGAAACTTTATCACTCCTTAATTGTATGACTTCAGTTTGTAAACGAACCTCGTCTTTTAAAGAAATATTCCCTTTTTTAGTCTGAATTTTATAAGCCGAAAGCAAATCATTCATATAACCTAAATGCCTGGTAATATTGTCGAGTTTCAGTTTTTCGAAATAAAGATTGTAAAAATTGGTTCGAAGTTGAGTTCTTAAATCAACTAAAAGTTGGGTAAATTGCAATTGTGCAAGCTCTTTATTGGATTTTGCAAAAGCTATTTCGTTCTTTTTCTTTCCACCGAGATATATAAGTTGAGAAATTTGCGCCTCTTTGGAACGTCCAACATCAAAAATCTTTTTATCCTCTGGATTTATAGTATTAAACTGAACGCTAGCTTGTGGGAGTTCCCAGATTTTGGCCTGTATAATATCGGCATCGCTCATGCTAATATTATATTGTTGCGCTAACAATTGCAAATTATTCTTTTCGAAAGAAGCCTCGCAATCTCGAATTGTCATGTTTTGCTGAGCAAGCAGCGTTGTACTGACTACAAACAAAAGGTATTTTACCCGTTTCATTTCATCTCATTTGAGACAAAAAAGCACTTATAATCTTAAAAGCGCCTTAAAAACAAATTAAAATAAGATTAAAAACAGAAAGCAGACAAAGCAAACAACTATATTACAGCCACTTAAAACATCAATCTGAATAAGTTTTCATTGTGCGATTTTACTTTATAGACAATATCCGCGTTATGGTATTCCAAAATTCGTTTGGTAATACGCAGTCCGAGTCCAGAGCCAATGGTATTTTGAGAATTATCACCACGCATAAAAGCCTCATAAAGTCTTTGTTGTTCGTCTTTGCTGAGCGTTTTTCCTTTAGAACAAACATCAACCACCAATCTGCCCTCTATTTCTAAAATAAGAATTTCAACTTTGTGATTGATGGAATAAATGGCTGCATTTTTTAAAAGATTAATGAAAACAATTTCTAACAAAGACTTAACCCCTCTAATTTCCAGAATATCTAATTCGGAAATTGTATTAGAAATTTGAAAATCCATTTGAAGTTCAGGAAAATTCTTTTCTACTTTTTCGAAAGATTCGAATATAACTTCATCAACTCTTATCAATTCATAAATTGAACTGATATTTTTTTTATCAAACCTGGTTAATAACAAAAGCGATTTTGTCAAATCGGACAATTGGTGTACATCTTTTTGCATCTGCTTCAGAGATTGCGTTACCTCTTGATCTTGTATGTCCTGTCGCAATAGATTTTCTAACTGAAAAGACATTCTCGTCAATGGTGTACGTATCTCGTGCGAGGCACTTGCTGTAAAATCTTTTTGAGACTGGAAAACATCATTAAGTCGCGCAATCATGGTGTTAAAAGATTTTGTCAAAACACCGATTTCGTCTTTAGAATTTTGCTCTGGAATTTGCGTTGTTAATTTGTGTGCTGTGATATCAGAAACTTGCTCATTAAGATCTTCCAAAGGGCGCAGAAGTCGTCCAACAATATAATAGCAGAATAACCAAAGCAAAAGACAACTCAAGCAATACGAGAAAATAAGAAGGTATTTTAAAAACTGTAATTTAGAATTTCCGTTAACGTCAATTGCAGTTGTTACAATATAATAATTTTTGCTATTGATGTTGCTAAGCACCGCATAAATTTCAGGATGAGATGATTCGTCATATACCACTTTTTTTTGATCCAAATCATCGAGAAGCGATTCGTTCCATTCGACATTTTGATCTTTAATTGTACTATAAATCAATTTTTTATTAGCATCAAAAATCAAAATTTTCTCATTGAGCAGGACATTATCAGAATTTTCATCAAAAAACAAAGGTGCTTCTTCTTCAAAATTTTTTGATTTTTCAATAAAAGTTACTGTGAAATCTAATCTTTTTCTGAATCTATCTTTGAACTCGTCTTTTCTAAAACCATTAAAAAGAATATAAATAATCACCATTACCAATCCAAATAATATTGAAAAGGCAAAACTTAGATTAAACGCTATTTTCCTTTTTAACGTCATCTATTGCACCAAGCTTAGGTAATACCCAAATCCAGATCTGGTATGGATAAGCTTCACAGGAAAAGCCTTATCAATCTTCTTGCGTAGGAAATTAATATACACTTCTACAGTATTGGTATTGGTACTAAAATTATGCTCCCACACCTCTTCCGTAATTTGCTGTTTCGACACTGTACGACCTTGCGCTTCTGCAAGAAAAACCAACAATTGGAATTCTTTCACCGTTAAAATAATTTCCTGATCTCCACGGAAAACTTTATGATCCGTCTTATTAATTTTAAGATCACCTATTGTAATAATTTCTTCCGCAGGGGTAACAGTGGCAATCTGTCGTCTCAACAAAGAATTGATCCTCATCAACAATTCCTCAAACTGAAAGGGTTTCACCAAATAATCGTCTGCTAACCTAGCATAAGCTTCCTTCTTATCAGAAAGATCACCATAAGCGGACAAAATAATTATTGGCGTTTTTATATCGGCTTTACGAATTATCTCACAAACTTCAAGACCATTAATTTTGGGAACATTAATATCAAGCAAATACAAGTCGTAGTTTTCATTTTGAGCTTCCGCTAAAAAAGATTCGCCATCATAGACTTTGTCACAGACAAAATTATGCGACGTCAAAAATTTGCAAAGTTCTTCTGATAAAACCAAATCGTCTTCTAATATTAATACTTTCATCCAAAAAATTTTCTTCAAATTAACAAAAATAAGCGCATAAAAAAAATCCTAAATAAAAATTTAGGATTTTGAGAGCCAATATCGGGAATTGAACCCGAGACCTCTTCCTTACCAAGGAAGCGCTCTACCCCTGAGCTATATCGGCGATTGGGTAAAAAAAAATCACATTCCTGAAAGGTTTGTGATTATGGAGCGGAAGACGGGGGTCGAACCCGCGACATTCAGCTTGGAAGGCTGACGCTCTACCAACTGAGCTACTTCCGCAATTTTGTTTCCAAAAATGTTGGTAACGCTGCAAATTTAAAATAAAATTTTGAATTTGCAAACTTAATAAAAATGTGGGGAGAGCAGGATTCGAACCTGCGAAGCCGAAGCAACTGAGTTACAGTCAGTCCCATTTGACCGCTCTGGAATCTCCCCGCGTTATTTTTATTAGAGCCTCCAGAGGGATTCGAACCCACGACCCCGAGATTACAAATCACGTGCTCTGGCCAACTGAGCTATGGAGGCATTTTATTTTTAAGAACTCTTATCTTGCTTTGGTTAAGCGGTTGCAAATATAAAAACTTATTTTCTTATTTCCAAAAACTTTTTAAAGTTTTTTTATTTATTATTTTTTAGAAATCGTTCTAAAAGCTAATAAAACTGAGGATTCCAAAAGATCTTATGTTCTGTTTTGCGAGTGCAAATATAACATAGATTTCTTGAAATCCCCAAATTTTTTCTTAAGTTTTTTCAAACTTTTTTTCTAAGCTAATTCTTTTTTCTTGATTAACAATTTCTTAGCTGTTTCTGCACACAGGTCTAGACTCTCTTCAAAACTAGCGCAAGTCTTCTTAACAACGATATCATCTCCTGGAACTTTTACAATAAGTTCTGTTGTTTTGTTTTCTTTGTCGGAGGTATTTTCAACTTTTAAGAACACTTGACACTCGACAATCTTGTCATAAAACGTATCTAGTTTGTTTAATTTTTTCTCAATTCTTTCTTCTAATGGTTCGTGAGGTGTCAACCCCATTGCTTGAACTGTGATTTTCATAACAACATTTGTTTTAAAAATTAATATTATGGATGTGAGGGTGTATCACTTTCTCCCTGTTTTTTGAGCGCTCTTGGGTGCGCATTATTAAAGACCTTCTTCAGCTGTTCAATATTAGCATTAGTATAGACTTGTGTCGATGCTAAACTTGAGTGTCCCAAGAGTTTTTTTACTTTCGAAATCTCTGCCCCGTTATTAAGAACATGTGTAGCAAAGCTATGTCGCAAAATATGAGGACTTCTTTTCTCCTTTGTAGTAACAAGACTAAGGTACTTATTTACGACTGAATAAACAAATCTTTCTCCGAGTTTTTTGCCCTTTTTATTAACAAAAAAATAATCCTGATGTTCGGCATTTGGTCGACGAATTTGTAGATAATTTAAAAGCTCTTTTTTTAATTCTTCAGAAATAGGAATTATGCGTTGCTTATTCCCTTTACCCGTTACTTTAAACTCTAAAGCCGTAAGATCTACATTTAAAAATAAAAGATTACACAATTCTGCCTTCCGCATTCCTGTTTGGTACAACGTTTCTATAATTAACTTGTCTAAAAGGGAAATTGTTGTTTTATCTTCTATTTCTGTTTTTAAAGTTTGCATTTCCTCCAGAGAAAAAGGGCTTTGTTTTTCTGCATAAAACTTCAAGGATGAGATACTTTCCATAGGTGAAATATCGATCTCACCGATTCTTAA
This genomic stretch from Chryseobacterium sp. POL2 harbors:
- a CDS encoding HPF/RaiA family ribosome-associated protein, whose amino-acid sequence is MKITVQAMGLTPHEPLEERIEKKLNKLDTFYDKIVECQVFLKVENTSDKENKTTELIVKVPGDDIVVKKTCASFEESLDLCAETAKKLLIKKKELA
- a CDS encoding tyrosine-type recombinase/integrase, with product MLEKFIDYIRVEKRYSPHTITSYQKDLEDFLNFVLETEATTELQHVDKKVIRNFIVRLSEVQLSKRSINRKLSSLRSFYLYLLRIGEIDISPMESISSLKFYAEKQSPFSLEEMQTLKTEIEDKTTISLLDKLIIETLYQTGMRKAELCNLLFLNVDLTALEFKVTGKGNKQRIIPISEELKKELLNYLQIRRPNAEHQDYFFVNKKGKKLGERFVYSVVNKYLSLVTTKEKRSPHILRHSFATHVLNNGAEISKVKKLLGHSSLASTQVYTNANIEQLKKVFNNAHPRALKKQGESDTPSHP
- a CDS encoding response regulator transcription factor, coding for MKVLILEDDLVLSEELCKFLTSHNFVCDKVYDGESFLAEAQNENYDLYLLDINVPKINGLEVCEIIRKADIKTPIIILSAYGDLSDKKEAYARLADDYLVKPFQFEELLMRINSLLRRQIATVTPAEEIITIGDLKINKTDHKVFRGDQEIILTVKEFQLLVFLAEAQGRTVSKQQITEEVWEHNFSTNTNTVEVYINFLRKKIDKAFPVKLIHTRSGFGYYLSLVQ
- a CDS encoding histidine kinase dimerization/phospho-acceptor domain-containing protein; the encoded protein is MTLKRKIAFNLSFAFSILFGLVMVIIYILFNGFRKDEFKDRFRKRLDFTVTFIEKSKNFEEEAPLFFDENSDNVLLNEKILIFDANKKLIYSTIKDQNVEWNESLLDDLDQKKVVYDESSHPEIYAVLSNINSKNYYIVTTAIDVNGNSKLQFLKYLLIFSYCLSCLLLWLFCYYIVGRLLRPLEDLNEQVSDITAHKLTTQIPEQNSKDEIGVLTKSFNTMIARLNDVFQSQKDFTASASHEIRTPLTRMSFQLENLLRQDIQDQEVTQSLKQMQKDVHQLSDLTKSLLLLTRFDKKNISSIYELIRVDEVIFESFEKVEKNFPELQMDFQISNTISELDILEIRGVKSLLEIVFINLLKNAAIYSINHKVEILILEIEGRLVVDVCSKGKTLSKDEQQRLYEAFMRGDNSQNTIGSGLGLRITKRILEYHNADIVYKVKSHNENLFRLMF